In Scophthalmus maximus strain ysfricsl-2021 chromosome 5, ASM2237912v1, whole genome shotgun sequence, a single window of DNA contains:
- the LOC124850010 gene encoding uncharacterized protein LOC124850010, producing MFPSSISHVCNNLQSALKEPQVVDKLLAKEVEKGYMIGPYDSPPFSKFRLNPISIATRKYSGKKRLFIDSSAPHDDSTPSINSLIPLAPFSLFYATVDHAIQFIKLAGKGAWLGKADITDAFEVMPLHPSQWHVFGIKWRNKIYFSVRLTFGCRCSPCIFITLSEALCWILLNNCKLPFVLHLLDNFLLVDYPQSKPDQCIRGLKDVFKQLGVPLSAEKTQGPLKTIKFLGITLDSDLMQASLPLEKLVRIREIMKSVLDAASITKCELLSLLGHLNFAMRIIPQGRSFISRLLDLSKTADKLHDTFSLDEGYRFDLRFWSLLCHNWNRISFFYNEKEERQSPSNFLPMQRLPLVFGEFTTINGLLTFGQKNCSLFLPVYILLYFLSCILS from the coding sequence ATGTTTCCTTCCTCAATATCCCATGTCTGTAATAACCTCCAATCTGCTTTAAAAGAACCACAAGTCGTGGACAAATTGCTGGCTAAAGAGGTTGAGAAGGGCTACATGATCGGGCCTTACGATAGCCCTCCCTTCTCAAAATTCCGCTTAAATCCGATAAGCATAGCTACACGGAAATACTCAGGAAAAAAGCGTCTGTTCATAGACTCGTCAGCACCGCATGACGATAGCACCCCAAGCATTAATAGTCTCATACCTCTCGCGCCGTTTTCCTTATTCTATGCTACAGTCGATCACGCAATTCAGTTTATTAAGCTAGCTGGAAAAGGCGCTTGGCTGGGGAAGGCTGATATAACAGACGCCTTTGAGGTCATGCCGCTCCATCCCTCGCAGTGGCATGTCTTCGGAATCAAATGGcgcaacaaaatatatttttcggTCAGACTAACCTTCGGCTGTCGTTGTAGCCCTTGTATTTTCATTACCCTTTCAGAAGCGCTTTGTTGGATTCTCTTAAATAATTGCAAATTGCCATTTGTCCTCCACCTTCTAGACAATTTCCTTTTGGTAGATTATCCCCAGTCAAAACCAGATCAATGCATTAGAGGtctgaaagatgtttttaagCAACTGGGTGTCCCTCTCTCGGCAGAGAAAACCCAAGGCCCAttgaaaacaatcaaatttTTAGGCATCACACTGGACAGCGACCTCATGCAAGCTTCACTGCCTCTAGAAAAACTAGTACGCATTAGAGAAATCATGAAAAGCGTGTTGGATGCAGCGTCTATCACTAAATGTGAATTATTGTCTCTATTAGGCCACCTTAACTTTGCTATGAGGATCATTCCCCAAGGCAGATCATTTATATCTAGATTGTTGGACCTCTCAAAAACAGCAGACAAATTACACGATACCTTTTCTCTAGATGAAGGATATAGATTTGACCTAAGATTTTGGTCTCTGCTGTGCCATAATTGGAAccgtatttcttttttctataaCGAAAAGGAGGAAAGGCAGTCACCCTCGAATTTTTTACCGATGCAGCGCCTTCCATTGGTTTTTGGGGAATTTACAACAATCAATGGTTTGCTGACGTTTGGCCAAAAGAACTGCTCACTCTTCCTTCCGGTCTACATTCTACTGTACTTTTTGAGTTGTATCCTATCGTAG
- the LOC124850043 gene encoding uncharacterized protein LOC124850043: MTPPALISAHLCYHTRCCWQSLPPPPQPPPIYFSPNMSQKIKNGIQCVTRTHSHIPTGGFLHCAPCLSLACAWLPDPNQFVLYTKGKWPSKNLNTNLQSAWKDIGLVGVINFTLIRTAVATYYAKKSQNPKDRRKVADFMCHDTRTADKFYVANPDHCEAEEVRALVSQSLHVGTSGDKEKKQQQQEEEEEMEVGVDVGEGGSSSSIEEDKAAHSSSSANPPPQEVEEEGTPKKKKMKRRCRVVISPFKSIPDRKTTTEQSKQRMRVKRLRFPPKKYT, translated from the exons ATGACTCCCCCCGCACTGATCTCCGCACACCTATGCTAtcacacacgctgctgctggCAAAGCTTACCTCCTCCACCCCAGCCTCCACCTATCTACTTTAGTCCTAACATGTCTCAAAAAATTAAGAATGGTATTCAATGTGTTACACGGACCCACTCTCATATACCCACGGGGGGATTTCTGCATTGCGCTCCATGTCTTAGCCTAGCATGCGCTTGGCTCCCTGATCCGAACCAGTTTGTCCTCTACACGAAGGGCAAGTGGCCCTCTAAAAATCTGAATACTAACCTACAGTCAGCCTGGAAGGACATTGGGTTGGTCGGGGTGATTAATTTCACCCTCATAAGGACGGCTGTGGCTACTTATTAT gcaaaaaagtcacaaaatcCAAAGGACCGAAGGAAAGTGGCTGACTTCATGTGTCATGACACCAGAACGGCCGACAAATTCTATGTGGCCAACCCTGACCACTGTGAGGCAGAGGAAGTCAGGGCCCTGGTGAGCCAGAGCCTCCATGTGGGCACCTCAGGAGACAAggagaaaaagcagcagcagcaggaggaggaggaggagatggaagtcGGCGTTGACGTCGGCgagggcggcagcagcagcagcatcgaaGAGGACAAGGCGGCCCACTCATCTTCCTCAGCTAACCCACCGCCACAGGAGGTCGAGGAGGAGGGcacaccaaaaaagaaaaagatgaaaaggagatGTAGAGTTGTCATAAGTCCATTTAAGTCTATCCCAGACAGGAAGACGACAACTGAGCAAAGTAAGCAGAGGATGAGGGTGAAGAGGCTCAGATTCCCCCCCAAGAAATACACTTAG